From Nanoarchaeota archaeon, one genomic window encodes:
- a CDS encoding exosome complex protein Rrp42 → MITKITSNYVINLIKNGKRFDKRKLDEMRDLKIEYDISRNAEGSAKVTLGKTVIIAGVKLGLSTPYPDSPDKGVLTTSAEFLTIAAPEFEPGLPGEEAVELARVVDRGIREGHAIDLGKLCIKEKVKVWMVFLDIMVINHDGNLIDAAGIAALAALTHAKMPNLIVDGEEYTTNRDNMTEPVPLQDLPIPVTIRKNGGAHIVDTTAIEENAIHGRITVTTKANGNICAMQQGGANAFTIEEINSIVAMSQKIGEEIRKEHFHPSKHKLG, encoded by the coding sequence ATGATAACAAAAATTACAAGCAATTATGTAATTAATCTGATAAAAAATGGAAAGCGATTTGACAAGCGAAAGCTTGACGAGATGCGCGACTTAAAAATCGAATACGATATTTCAAGAAACGCCGAAGGCTCAGCAAAAGTAACGCTCGGAAAGACAGTAATCATAGCAGGCGTTAAGCTCGGGCTATCGACACCATATCCGGATTCACCTGATAAAGGAGTTCTTACGACATCTGCGGAATTCCTCACAATTGCAGCGCCCGAATTCGAACCGGGGCTTCCTGGCGAAGAAGCTGTTGAACTCGCGCGAGTCGTTGACAGAGGCATCCGTGAAGGCCATGCAATTGATCTTGGCAAGCTCTGCATAAAGGAAAAAGTAAAGGTCTGGATGGTCTTCCTTGATATAATGGTAATAAACCATGATGGAAATCTAATAGATGCTGCAGGCATTGCGGCTCTTGCTGCGCTGACGCATGCAAAAATGCCGAACCTCATTGTTGATGGCGAAGAATACACTACAAACAGGGATAATATGACCGAGCCAGTTCCTTTGCAGGATCTTCCGATACCGGTCACAATCCGAAAAAACGGAGGCGCGCACATTGTTGACACAACAGCTATTGAAGAAAACGCAATTCATGGAAGGATTACAGTCACCACAAAAGCCAATGGCAACATATGCGCAATGCAGCAGGGCGGAGCAAACGCTTTCACAATTGAAGAAATCAATAGCATTGTCGCGATGTCGCAGAAAATTGGAGAGGAGATTAGGAAAGAGCATTTTCATCCATCAAAACATAAATTGGGATGA
- a CDS encoding nucleotidyltransferase domain-containing protein: MNPKKLANGSKKPHKWSDIDLIIVSPKFRKLDFIERGARMYDYWNLNYPADFLCFTPEEFKERAKKISIVSEAIKNGIEVKDAA; this comes from the coding sequence TTGAACCCAAAGAAATTGGCGAATGGTTCAAAAAAGCCGCATAAGTGGAGCGATATAGATTTGATTATTGTGAGCCCGAAATTCAGAAAGCTGGACTTTATCGAGCGGGGTGCGAGAATGTACGACTACTGGAATTTGAATTATCCTGCAGATTTTCTTTGCTTTACTCCTGAGGAGTTTAAAGAGCGCGCAAAAAAGATATCCATAGTCAGCGAAGCGATAAAGAACGGGATTGAAGTGAAGGATGCTGCGTGA
- a CDS encoding C39 family peptidase, producing the protein MSEEEILLSAGGFYNSEGYYGMLSIRAAVILHKMGFETHIRTYNTEILKPEWSTIGNIALIKRLEALNKKLVKEKRKANVTVVDSMLYLLKNGQDLKIKFPETKDIIQFLERKIPVLISVWAKTIYGNSDTLATGGHYLVVIGYDGKNFIVLDPYNGKERKIDESLLLLAWCNNALNSTDFLLAIKPKKRARR; encoded by the coding sequence ATGAGCGAAGAGGAAATACTGCTTTCTGCCGGAGGGTTTTACAACAGCGAAGGATATTATGGCATGCTTTCGATTCGCGCGGCAGTCATACTTCATAAAATGGGATTTGAAACCCACATACGCACATACAACACAGAAATTCTTAAGCCGGAATGGTCAACTATCGGCAACATTGCATTGATTAAACGCCTTGAAGCGTTGAATAAAAAGCTTGTAAAGGAAAAAAGAAAGGCAAACGTAACTGTAGTTGACTCCATGCTTTATCTTCTAAAGAACGGGCAGGACTTGAAAATCAAGTTTCCTGAAACAAAAGACATAATACAATTTCTTGAAAGGAAAATTCCTGTCTTGATTTCGGTATGGGCAAAAACAATTTATGGAAATTCAGACACCCTTGCAACTGGCGGCCATTATCTTGTTGTAATTGGATACGACGGCAAAAATTTCATAGTGCTGGATCCGTATAACGGGAAAGAGCGCAAAATTGACGAATCACTCCTGCTTCTTGCGTGGTGCAACAATGCGCTTAATTCAACGGATTTTCTTCTTGCAATAAAGCCAAAAAAGAGGGCGCGGCGTTGA
- the minD gene encoding cell division ATPase MinD translates to MRVISVASGKGGVGKTTAVANIGIILASKYKKNVILVDCNITTPHLALYMGIDHHPVTLNHVLKGKARVSDAVYPHHSGAKIIPSSLSLKDLDGVDVANMKQVINKIKKAYPETDFLIIDCAPGLGREAMAGIRSSEEILYITTPYFPIVVDMVKCNQVASELGLKKIGAVVNMKKNNKHELSDMEIEHISEISIIGSVPHHHDVLKSLHKRIPVSIHSPRSIASLEFDRIAAKIAGEKVPTGGFLGLVLRIFEQN, encoded by the coding sequence ATGCGCGTCATCTCAGTAGCTTCTGGAAAGGGCGGTGTCGGAAAAACAACAGCGGTTGCGAATATTGGAATAATCCTTGCGTCAAAATACAAGAAGAACGTAATCCTGGTGGATTGCAATATCACAACGCCGCACCTCGCACTCTACATGGGAATAGACCATCATCCGGTTACTTTGAATCATGTTCTTAAAGGAAAAGCCCGCGTTTCAGACGCAGTATATCCGCACCACAGCGGCGCGAAAATCATACCGTCATCACTCTCATTAAAAGATCTTGATGGCGTTGATGTAGCGAACATGAAACAGGTAATAAATAAGATAAAAAAAGCATATCCTGAAACCGATTTTCTGATAATTGACTGCGCGCCCGGGCTTGGCAGGGAAGCAATGGCAGGAATACGATCAAGCGAAGAGATACTTTACATCACAACACCTTATTTTCCAATAGTTGTTGATATGGTCAAATGCAACCAAGTTGCAAGCGAATTAGGCCTTAAAAAAATCGGTGCTGTAGTAAACATGAAAAAGAATAACAAGCACGAACTTTCAGATATGGAAATTGAACACATCTCAGAAATATCCATTATCGGATCTGTGCCGCATCATCACGATGTTCTAAAGAGCCTTCATAAGAGAATTCCTGTTTCAATCCATTCACCTCGTTCTATCGCCAGCCTTGAATTTGACCGAATAGCTGCAAAAATCGCCGGAGAAAAAGTTCCTACCGGAGGCTTTTTAGGGCTGGTGCTGAGGATATTCGAACAGAATTAA
- the sepF gene encoding cell division protein SepF, translating into MTDETAPQPTPSPNDKEKEIQQLITEKKALEEKNKRLASILEITAKNVSKLKAQEGAENKTGANLTNDVISQVASIKKEIGTLERKIEKSKAAQSSEQLNAVIEEIKTRFEKVDERLNILDKVITLEKKLGEIEDSITLRKKSSSNLFGGLGTIGGASPETENIEEIENATDDFGKLDEINLKIDAIMKKLENLPAGEKRSLSDSLKKMISLGGTSEKKKQDILEVKQKMSEDDNPDTGDVSGISFRKIDNLHDSEEENNEVSFKSNIKGIESLEGMKLKVHTPEHFSDFKKIPEDIRSGHVVLLNVKPLKEENISELRHFVEKIKRISDGISSKIMGIGEHHIIILPKKIGVHHDSDNAQ; encoded by the coding sequence ATGACTGATGAAACTGCTCCACAACCAACTCCTTCACCAAACGACAAAGAAAAGGAAATCCAGCAGCTAATAACTGAAAAAAAGGCGCTTGAGGAAAAAAACAAGCGTCTTGCATCAATTCTTGAAATTACTGCAAAAAATGTTTCTAAGCTCAAAGCACAGGAAGGTGCCGAGAACAAAACGGGTGCGAACCTAACAAATGATGTGATATCTCAAGTAGCTTCGATAAAAAAAGAGATAGGCACTCTTGAGCGCAAAATAGAAAAATCGAAAGCAGCGCAGAGTTCGGAGCAGCTTAATGCAGTTATCGAAGAAATTAAAACGCGGTTTGAAAAAGTTGATGAACGATTGAACATTCTTGATAAGGTAATTACGCTTGAGAAAAAACTTGGAGAAATTGAAGACTCAATAACGCTCCGCAAAAAAAGCAGCTCCAATCTTTTTGGAGGCCTTGGAACAATAGGCGGCGCAAGCCCTGAAACCGAAAACATTGAAGAGATTGAAAACGCAACAGACGATTTTGGCAAACTTGATGAAATAAATCTGAAGATTGATGCAATCATGAAAAAACTGGAAAATCTGCCGGCCGGGGAAAAGCGTTCGCTTTCAGACAGCCTGAAAAAAATGATTTCTTTAGGAGGAACTTCTGAAAAAAAGAAGCAGGATATTCTTGAAGTAAAGCAAAAAATGAGTGAAGACGACAATCCGGATACCGGCGATGTTTCAGGAATATCTTTTCGAAAAATAGATAATTTACATGACTCTGAAGAAGAGAATAATGAGGTTTCATTCAAGTCCAACATCAAAGGAATAGAATCTTTGGAAGGTATGAAGCTCAAGGTTCATACCCCGGAACATTTTTCAGACTTCAAAAAAATACCTGAAGATATACGAAGCGGGCACGTAGTTCTTTTGAATGTGAAACCGCTTAAAGAAGAAAACATTAGCGAGCTAAGGCATTTTGTCGAAAAAATAAAAAGGATTTCCGACGGGATAAGCTCAAAAATAATGGGCATCGGAGAGCACCATATAATAATACTTCCAAAAAAAATAGGCGTGCATCACGATTCTGATAACGCGCAGTAG